GCTGCGGGCGGCTGGCGACGTATTCCAGTTCGAAATCGAGCGAGGAGGCGTCGCCATTCTCTGGCCCCAGCATATAAACGATACGCTGCCCGCAACCTTCCAGGCCGATACAGTACAGTTCACCGTGGCGGGTGGTTTCAATATCTATAGAGACCCACTTGAGCGGCGGGCGGTAGTCGGGATGCGGTTTCAGGCGAGCATTAACGATAGCGCCATTGCGCATATCTCCCTCGACCCACACCGGAGCGGTGATAAACCGCTCCATCAGATAGCGTTCTGGCGGGCGCACATCGGCCTCGTAGACGGTAACGCCACCTTCACGCAGGCGCTTTTCGTAATTCATCAACTGGCGATGGGCGCGACAGTAAAGGCCATACACCGGCTGGCGGTGAAAATCCTTTAACGCCAGCGGTGTCAGGCGAAAGCCTTGTTCACCCTGCAAAATATGCTGAGCGCGGAGAACCTGATCGGCGGGAATAAACGCCACGGACTCTTGCGGCACAAGCGTAACGTGCAACGGCCCGTTGTCCGTTGCCAGCCAGAAAGAAACTTCGGTCCCTTGAGGGGTATCCCGCCAGTGTCGGGTTAAGATAAAACCTGCCTGCGCCACGCTGAAAATCCAATAAAAAACCAGGCTTGAGTATAGCCTGGTTTCGTTTGACTGGCTGTGGTTTTATACAGTCATTACTGCCCGTAATACGCCTTTGCACCATGCTTACGCAGATAGTGTTTATCCAGCAAGGTTTGCTGCATATCAGGGAGCTGCGGGGCCAGCTGGCGGCAGAAAATCCCCATATAAGCGACTTCTTCCAGCACGATGGCGTTGTGCACCGCATCTTCGGCATTTTTACCCCACGCAAATGGACCGTGAGAATGGACCAGAACGCCGGGCATTTGCGCCGCGTCGATCCCCTGTTTTTCGAAGGTTTCTACGATGACGTTACCGGTTTCCCACTCGTATTCACCGTTGATTTCTGCGTCGGTCATTTTACGCGTACAAGGAATGGTGCCGTAGAAATAGTCGGCGTGAGTGGTGCCGGTTGCTGGAATCGACTGACCTGCCTGCGCCCAGATGGTGGCATGGCGGGAGTGCGTGTGAACAATACCGCCAATGGACGGAAATGCCTGATAGAGCAGTCGGTGAGTTGGCGTGTCAGAGGAGGGCTTTTTCGTACCTTCAACCACTTCACCTGTTGCGATGCTGACCACGACCATATCGTCGGCGGTCATGATGCTGTAATCGACGCCGGAAGGTTTGATCACAAAGACGCCGCGCTCGCGATCAACGGCGCTGACGTTGCCCCAGGTCAGCGTGACCAGGTTGTGTGTTGGGAGCGCCAGGTTGGCTTCTAGTACCTGACGTTTGAGATCTTCTAACATGTTGACTCCTTCGTGCCGGATGCACTTTGCTTATCCGGCCGACAAAATCGCAGCGCGTAGGTCAGATAAGACGCGCCAGCGTCGCATCAGGCGCTGAATGCCGGATGCGCTTTGCTTATCCGGCCTACAAAATCGCAGCGCGTAGGCCTGATAAGACGCGCCTGCGTCGCATCAGGCGTTGAATGCCGGATGCGCTTTGCTTATCCGGCCTACAAAATCGCAGCGTGTAGGCCTGATAAGACGCGTCAGCGTCGCATCAGGCGTTACATACCTGATGCGGCTACTTAGCGACGAAATCCGTAATACACTTCGTTCCAGCGCAGCGCGTCTTTAAACGCTGGCAGGCGGGTGTCGTTATCAATCACCGTGATTTCAATGTCGTGCATCTCGGCGAACTGGCGCATATCGTTAAGGTTCAGCGCATGGCTGAAGACGGTATGGTGTGCGCCACCAGCAAGGATCCACGCTTCGGAAGCAGTTGGCAGATCCGGTTGTGCTTTCCACAGCGCATTCGCCACTGGCAGTTTCGGCAGGGAATGCGGCGTTTTCACCGTGTCGATGCAGTTAACCAACAGACGATAACGATCGCCGAGATCAATCAGGCTGGCGACAATCGCTGGACCGGTTTGAGTATTGAAGATCAGGCGTGCTGGATCATCTTTACCGCCAATACCGAGGTGCTGAACGTCGAGGATCGGTTTCTCTTCTGCGGCGATCGACGGGCAGACTTCCAGCATATGGGAGCCGAGCACCAGGTCATTACCTTTCTCGAAGTGATAGGTGTAGTCCTCCATAAAGGAGGTGCCGCCCTGCAGACCGGTTGACATCACCTTCATGATGCGAAGCAGGGCGGCAGTTTTCCAGTCGCCTTCGCCCGCAAAGCCGTAACCCTGCTGCATCAGACGCTGTACGGCCAGACCCGGAAGCT
The DNA window shown above is from Escherichia sp. E4742 and carries:
- the araD gene encoding L-ribulose-5-phosphate 4-epimerase, encoding MLEDLKRQVLEANLALPTHNLVTLTWGNVSAVDRERGVFVIKPSGVDYSIMTADDMVVVSIATGEVVEGTKKPSSDTPTHRLLYQAFPSIGGIVHTHSRHATIWAQAGQSIPATGTTHADYFYGTIPCTRKMTDAEINGEYEWETGNVIVETFEKQGIDAAQMPGVLVHSHGPFAWGKNAEDAVHNAIVLEEVAYMGIFCRQLAPQLPDMQQTLLDKHYLRKHGAKAYYGQ